The Plasmodium vivax scf_4733 genomic scaffold, whole genome shotgun sequence DNA segment ATACATACAATTTAACAAtgtatactatatatatttattctacGTTTTTATTAGTTATCCGTgcttattaatataataagctcattttttatatattcagcAAATTATACAATTACTTATAgaaatacatattatttcaattatatgctttttatgataattatgAAGATATATATGCTATGTTATATTGTCTGTTCTTGTTATTATAGTTTCCTTTAGATATGGGCGATAAATATTGCATTTCATAATCTATATTGTTACttatccttttcttcttttttattcggtttaaaaaaaatgatccaAGCGGAGAAAACTGAAATGGAATGAATAAATTAGGATaccataattataatataactaAAAGtccttttatataaaaagattCTCGATAAGTGTTAATATAATGgtcaaatatttaaaaaatatgttttgttaactttatataaaaaaaaaaagaggcatgCTACAAATATGATAACACAAGGTATTGTAGTAATAACAACAGTATCATAAGTTCTATAGGATGGTAATATTTTTAGTGAATCCTCGCATTGTATATTCtctttcatatatttattatattcatttctAAAATTGTCTAATTCGTAACAAAAGTCATAGTCACTACCTGCTTTACATActtctatatttttgttatataaacGAAAACATTTATCTGCATAAGAACATTTATCTTTTCCAGATTCctctttatcctttttaaaatcataaaaatttttatacatatctACGATGtctataaaattttgaatatcGTGCTCATTAatgatattt contains these protein-coding regions:
- a CDS encoding variable surface protein Vir15, truncated, putative (encoded by transcript PVX_167265A; 5' truncation due to end of contig.) encodes the protein KKYWDSHTAEVTSDDSPPYCSIEINNLNHYRDKFNQEICKKATHYLGEIEKNKNVPQYIEDGCKYFFYWLQVEVLKDETLGSKILMFYQEVLNEYEKTASNEEFPKYLNIINEHDIQNFIDIVDMYKNFYDFKKDKEESGKDKCSYADKCFRLYNKNIEVCKAGSDYDFCYELDNFRNEYNKYMKENIQCEDSLKILPSYRTYDTVVITTIPCVIIFVACLFFFLYKFSPLGSFFLNRIKKKKRISNNIDYEMQYLSPISKGNYNNKNRQYNIAYISS